TCCTTGCATGTGGTGGTGCCGTGTGGAACTTATACGGACCGACTGAAGCCACGGTGTGGGCAAGTGTTTGGAGGGTGCGACCAGCCGAACATGTCATCATTGGCAAACCTTTAGCCAACTACCGACTCTACGTTCTGGATGAGTCTCTGGCGCCTGTTCCGCCTGGAGTCTCTGGTGACCTCTATAtaggcggcgccggcctggctCGCGGCTATCACAACAAGCCAGAGCTCACACGAGCCAGCTTCCTCGACAGCGGGCGTGAAGACTTGAGGGGACGCATATACCACACCGGCGACATCGCCTGCTTCTCTGCCAACGGGGAGCTGAGAGTGCTAGGCCGCGCGGATAACCAGGTGAAGGTCCGAGGCTATAGGATAGAGCTAGGTGATATTGAGGCAGCCATCACAAGCCACCCGGGTGTCTCTGGGGCGGTGGTTGTCGCTCGCAAAGATCAGCTGTTTGCGTACTGCATCCGGTGTGTCGGCCACAACTATGAGACGCCTTCGCACCAAGACAAGGCACTGGGAACGGCAGTCACCATGGACGCCATGCTCCGCCCATGGTTGGCCAAATACCTCCCATCCTACATGATGCCCGCTTTCTTTGTGGAATTGGAGGCCTTTCCCTTGACGCCCAACAACAAAATCGACCGCAAGGCTCTCCCTAGCCCGTTTGCTGAGCAGAGCCTTGATGCCTCTCGAGAATCTTCCTTTGAGTGCGGCACGGGCTCTGTCGGGGAGCTTGAGCGACGCATCGTGGCCATCTGGGCCCGCGCTCTGGATCATGGTAGCATCAGTACCAAGGACAACTTTTTTCAGGTTGGTGGCAACTCTCTACGCCTCATCCAAGTCCAGGCCGAACTGGAAAAGCTTCTAAGCCGACCAATTTCGACAGCTAAACTGCTCGAGCACTACACCGCCGAAGCATTAGCGGCATATCTGGTTGGAGGCGACATGAACAGCCCAGTGCAGATCCCGTCCACAGGTTATGGACCCGCGGCTGCAACAGGTGAAGTCGATGCCATCGCCATAGTCTCTCTGGCGTGTAGGCTTCCTGGAGGTGTTACTACGCCTGAAGAATTCTGGAAGCTGCTTGATGCAGGTGGTGACGCGATTACGGACGTACCTGAGGATCGGTGGAATGCTACCGAGCTATACGATCCGGACCCAGATGTCCATGGGAAAACATATTGTAGCCAGGGGGGATATCTCAGCTCCATCGACTCCTTCGACATTTCATTCTTTGGCATCTCTCCCCGGGAAGCGCAAGAAATGGATCCCgtgcagctgctggtgctggagaTGTGCTGGGAAGGGCTCGAACGAGCCGGCTATCCgctcgagaagctgcgcggAAGCCGCACAGGCGTGTACATTGGCGTCAGCAACATGCCAGCCCACCAAAACTATACCCGGCCCTTGGAAGACCTCAACGGATATACCGCCACGGGCAGCTCCGGCGCAACGCTCTCGGGCCGCGTGTCCTATGCGTTGGGCCTGGAGGGGCCTTCCATGACGGTAGATACGGCGTGCTCGTCTTCGCTAGTAACGACAGACCTTGCCTGTGCAGCGTTGCGCCGCGGTGAATGCGATATGGCGGTTTCGTGCGGAGTTACGCTGATGCTTACCCCTGGGCTTCATGTGGAGTTTTCTCGGTTGCGAGGCATATCGCGGGACGGGCGGTGCCGAGCCTTTTCGGACGATACAAATGGAACTGGCTGGGCCGAGGGGTCGACAGCTGTGGTGCTTCGGAGGCTCCCAGAcgcccagcgcgacggcgacgcgatccgcgccgtcgtgcgAGGCAGTGCCGTTAACCATGGGGGACGGAGTGCGAGTTTGACGACACCCAGCGGCCCGGCTCAACAGCGACTTATCCGTGATGCTCTTGCCTCTTCGCGCCTCGAGCCAGGTGACATTGACTATATCGAGGCACATGGCACCGGAACCAAGTTGGGGGATCCGATCGAAGGGGAGGCGTTGGCCGCCGTCTTTGGGAGCCATTCAGGGGCTGATAGGAGTCCGCTATGGGTCGGCTCGGCCAAGTCCAACATTGGCCATACCCAAGCAGCCGCAGGCCTGGTGGGCGTCCTGAAGGTTGTTTTGGCGCTGGAGCATGAGCTGATTCCCCGTACGTTACACATTAGCGAGCCCACGAGAGCGGTGGACTGGCAGGGCGCAGGCATGGCGCTGGTGCAACAAGAGAGACCCTGGCCGCGTGATGAgcgtcgtctgcgccgcgCTGGTGTCAGCTCGTTTGGAATAGGGGGTACCAACGCACATGTGGTCATCGAAGAGGCTCCAGTGGGAGTGGAAGCCTTGCCATCAGGTGCCAGCGAGACTGAactgccaccgccgctggACTCGCTTCCGTTTCTCATCTCGGGCCACACAGAAGAAGCCCTGCGTCAACAGGCTACTAAACTGTGGCACTTTCTAGGCGACGACAACATTGATCAAAGTCGCCTTGGTCCTTTAGCCTACTCACTGGCCACTACCCGGACACATTTTCGGCATCGGCTGGTTCTCATGGCACAGAGTAAGGCTGCTTTACGGGACCAATTAGCCGCGGCCGCAGTGCGTCAGGGTGTCCCATCTGTACATACACGCCCCCTGGCCATGCTCTTCACTGGTCAGGGCAGCCAGCTACCGGGCATGGGTCGAGATCTGAGCCAAGTGTATCCGGTCTTTAGAGAGTCGCTGGAGGTGACGGCCGCTCACTTCACTCTGGAGCGACCACTGCTCGACATCATGTGGGCAGACGCCGATAATCCAGACGACGTTGCATTGCTCAACCGCACCGACTTTGCCCAAGCTGCTCTTTTTACTCTTGAGGTTGCCCTCCTTCACTTATGGCGGAGTTGGGGCGTGGAGCCTCATGTCGTCCTGGGGCATAGCCTCGGCGAGTTCGTCGCTGCGTACGCTGCTGGGATACTGGATCTTTCTAGTGCTTGCCGGCTCGTTGAGGCGCGTGGTCGTTTGATGCAGACCTTgccccgaggcggcggcatggtcTCCGTAGAAGCCCATGCTAGCGAGGTAGCTGCCATGATCGACGAGTTGGGCTTCAACGGCATGATCGATGTAGCCAGTCATAATACGCCGACGCAAACCGTCATATCGGGGGACATTGACATCACGGAGAGGATGGCTGCGTATGTCGCCGGACTAGGCCGCAAAGTTAAGCCTCTCAATGTCTCTCATGCTTTCCATTCGCACCACATGGATGGCATGCTCGCTGAGTTTCGAGCCGTTGTCGAAACGATCCAGTTCTACCCACCCAGActcgccatcgtcagcaGCGTCACCGGCCAGCTAGCCGAGCCAGGCGAGCTCGAAACGCCTCACTACTGGGTGGAACAGGCCCGAAGGGCTGTCCGCTTTAGtgatgccatcgccgccattcTCGACATGGACATTGGCATATTCGTTGAGCTGGGGCCCCAGCCTGTACTatctggcctcggcgcggcaTGTCTAATAAGTGCCAGCAAGCACAGGCCTTGTACCTGGCTGCCATCTCTCCATGGTCGCAAAAGCGGCACCTTGACCATTCAAGGTAGTGTCGTGGCCCTGCACGCTTTGCATGTCCCAGTGGACTGGGCCGCCTACTTCAAGCCTTTTGGCTACGTGAGAGTCGAGCTGCCGACGTATGCTTTTCAGCGCGAGCGCGTTTTGTCACTCTCCAGGTCTCTACCACAGGGGGGTCAGTCTGATGTAAATGTTGGTGGAAACATGAACCTGAAGAGCGAGAGCAGTATGTCGCTTCCACTGAGCGGAAACACCGACCTTCGCATCTCACTGCGGTATGCTGCTCCCATGCAGCACGACACAATCGTCCAGTCTGTCGTCAGGGAAGTGGTGGCCGACACACTAGGCATTTCGTCCACCGACGAGGTTGACATTGACAGAACCTGGCAGGACAACGGCATCGACTCGGTGATGGAGCCTCAGATGCGCACCAGATTGGCGGCTGCGACGGACATGACCTTACCAGCCAACGTCACGACTGAGCATCCCAACCTCAGGGCCTTTTCCGAGTACCTTTTACATTTAATGCGGAGAGACTCAGTCGATTCCGAGTCTACCGAAACGGGATCCAGTTACTTCGACTCGCCCACACAAGGCTCTGCCATCTTTTCAGAGACGGAACTCTCGCGAACAGGGGAGCTTGAAGACAGCTTGACGTTTGATAACGCTGTCCAGCATCCAGGGGTGCCAAAGTCGGTGTTCCTCACGGGCGGTACAGACTTTGTGGGCGCCTTTCTGCTGCAGAGTCTTCTCGAACTGGGTATTACGGCTCACTGTCTTGTGCGGGCTGAAAACACAGGCGAGGTCATGGAGCGATTAGAGGCCACCCTCGAAGGTTACAGCTTGTGGAGGCCACAATACAAGCCCCTCGTCAGGCCTGTGGTCGGGGACATGACGCAGCCGAAATTCGGCTTGAGTGCGGAGGCTTTCAGACACTTGGCAGACAATGTCGACGCCATCTGCCACTTTAACACTTTAGCAGACTATTCTCGACGACCTTGGGACGACTGCATCGGTCCCGATGTGGTGAGCACCCGTGAGGTTCTGCGCCTGGCATCGCAAGGAAGTAGTAAATCTATCCATTTCATCTCGACCTCCGCCACCCCGTCGAAGCATTTAGACCTGGACACATGCCCTGATGAGAGACAACAGAGTCATGTCACCTCCAAGTCGATGGCAGAGCACATGGTGGCAGAGGCGCGActgcgcggcgccaacgCTTCCATATACCGACTGCCCTTGATCTTTGCATCTTCAGATACTGGCATCTACGAGCCTGGCATCGAAGACGTCCTGCACTGTCTCATTGTTGGGAGCTTGGAGACGGGCAGGTACCCGAGCCTGGATGCCGACCTCTCTGCCGTGATGCCCGTTGACTACCTCTGCACAAGCCTCGCGTCCATCATGGTTCAGCAGCCCCGGCTCATGGGCTGTGACGTGGACTTTGAGAATCCACAGGCATTACGGTTTGACGACTTCTTCTCCATGATGGGGGCCGGCGCACACGAGGGCTGAATGACCGTTGTGCCTCTTGTTGAGTGGCGGCAGCTTGTCACGGCGCGCGCTGTGTCGCGTCCGACCGGTATGCTCGCCCATGTTGCTGATTTATTGTGCCGGTTTACCGATGAAGCCATGCTTGCAACTCTCAAATATACGGACTTGAGGAGTGAGCCCATCCCGGGCGACGACCGCATCTGGGGTAATGACCTGTATCCGCCTCCCGTGATTGACGAGACCTACGTCGGCAAATATTTGGCTCGCATGGGCACGGAGCGAACGCTGGCATCCAACGACGTCGAGAGCAAGCAACTTGACTTGTTAAGCGCTTCACCACCAACATGGCTTAACCATCCCTCACACATTATACCTGGAAAATACCCCAAAGCGctctcccctcctcgccgcatCTTAGCCCCTTCCCTCAACTTTTACCCCCCGGATTCCCCACCAAACCTCTTTCCATCCGCCCTGAGCTTCTTCACAAGTATTCCGTGGTGCTCCCGTCTGATTCATGATGGTTCGCCCACGTGCGGCCGAATTCCTGGACATGGCCAGGCCATCACCTTCATCCCTCAGTGCTTCAACCCAGCTAGCTCGCGGCACGAGCAATTCATTGGAGATACACTATCCCACGGGTACAGCagagctggcgccgccgccaccacagAAGAGACGGCAAGCAGCCTCCTCGACAGAAAACAACCCCCTCTACGACACATGCTTTCGCTTTTCCGGCCCAGCGACGACTCACATCTCCACGATCCAGCGAGGCCCATCCTGCGCGTTGCTACGTTGTTTGCCTTTGGCGCGGGCACTTCTGGCTATGAAGGCATTCTTCACGGCGGGCTGATTGCaacgctgctcgacgagagCCTCGCCATTGTCAACGAACTCAACTCGGCCCTTGGCAAGATAGGCTCCGTGTTTACGACTGTCAGCGTTACGGCGTCCCTGAATATCAGATTTCTAGCGCCCGTGCCGGTGACCGAAGAAGCCGTGTGCGTGACAACCTGGATAGACGACGTTCAAAGCCGCAACACCATCATGAAGGGGGAGATGACTGGTTCCAATGGGGACAAGTTTGCCACAGTGGAGAGCGTCTGGGTTGCCGTTGGTGCTGGCAATTAGTCCGACACTTGACATGTCGGTGAAACGCCCTGAATGCAATCAGATTTGTATAATTGGAACATTGTCCGCAGGTGCAAGAGATGAGACACATGTCTCCGAACAGACACGGGGCCCTGGAGGAGTTGTAAATGCTGCGTGAAGATCATTTGCTCACGTGTAACAGTTCTGACCGCGGGTTTTTGTGGCGTATATCTGCTTGTTGGTACCTCGCGAACTTGGGGCGAGCATTCCGAAGACGCCTTTACAACTTCTTTAGCCGACAAGAGCACCTCTCACTTGTAAGCCGCGAGCTCTCGATCCAATGGCAACAGAGCTAACGAGCGCCTTCTCACATAGTCCTGCTTTGCTGAGCAAGAAGAGGCATTAATAAAGAAAATTGGCGGCGCCGAAATCCCCAATAGTTGCGCACAGTCTCCACGTCAAAGTGATGAACTGCTTCCAAGTAAGATGCAGCTCATCCTCTGGGACCGCGTTTCAGGGGGACAATAACCTGGACCACAACGACGTCCCAGCCAACGGCGCCTCTTACCCAAATGTCACCCACTCGTTACATGACAGCCTCGAAGTCATGTCGAAGGAGTGCTCCTGGATAGTATATCAACAGAAAGCCATGTCACAGCAAGGGGGTCCGACGAAGGGCAACAACATGACGTTGGGCCATCCACCAGCTGCTAAAGGCCAATCAAcaacggcgggcaggcatcCCGGGAGCGACGCCACGGCGATTGAAACGATATGCTGTGGCTGGTATCGGggaggcaggggggggggaattAGAACGCCAATCCCACCCAGAAAATCTCCAGGGAGAGGTGCATTTGACAGGCCCTCGCATCACTTCCAAGCGTCAATTCATGCCACTGTTTAATCATTCCATGCACTTGCGTTGCATCTTGCAGTCAGGAGCCTTCCCTGACTTGATTGGTTTTTCCGAGCGCTTTTGGGTCCAGCGTCCATTACCCGCCAGAACAAgatcgtcgtcctcgagctctcAACGGCCCTCTCAAAATACCGCTGCCCACGGCAGACAAAGCTG
The genomic region above belongs to Purpureocillium takamizusanense chromosome 5, complete sequence and contains:
- a CDS encoding Type I Modular PKS (EggNog:ENOG503NXPF~antiSMASH:Cluster_5.2~COG:I~SMCOG1002:AMP-dependent synthetase and ligase); translation: MMQATPASWQMLLDSGWRGTSSLKKILCGGEAMTEQLGTRLLACGGAVWNLYGPTEATVWASVWRVRPAEHVIIGKPLANYRLYVLDESLAPVPPGVSGDLYIGGAGLARGYHNKPELTRASFLDSGREDLRGRIYHTGDIACFSANGELRVLGRADNQVKVRGYRIELGDIEAAITSHPGVSGAVVVARKDQLFAYCIRCVGHNYETPSHQDKALGTAVTMDAMLRPWLAKYLPSYMMPAFFVELEAFPLTPNNKIDRKALPSPFAEQSLDASRESSFECGTGSVGELERRIVAIWARALDHGSISTKDNFFQVGGNSLRLIQVQAELEKLLSRPISTAKLLEHYTAEALAAYLVGGDMNSPVQIPSTGYGPAAATGEVDAIAIVSLACRLPGGVTTPEEFWKLLDAGGDAITDVPEDRWNATELYDPDPDVHGKTYCSQGGYLSSIDSFDISFFGISPREAQEMDPVQLLVLEMCWEGLERAGYPLEKLRGSRTGVYIGVSNMPAHQNYTRPLEDLNGYTATGSSGATLSGRVSYALGLEGPSMTVDTACSSSLVTTDLACAALRRGECDMAVSCGVTLMLTPGLHVEFSRLRGISRDGRCRAFSDDTNGTGWAEGSTAVVLRRLPDAQRDGDAIRAVVRGSAVNHGGRSASLTTPSGPAQQRLIRDALASSRLEPGDIDYIEAHGTGTKLGDPIEGEALAAVFGSHSGADRSPLWVGSAKSNIGHTQAAAGLVGVLKVVLALEHELIPRTLHISEPTRAVDWQGAGMALVQQERPWPRDERRLRRAGVSSFGIGGTNAHVVIEEAPVGVEALPSGASETELPPPLDSLPFLISGHTEEALRQQATKLWHFLGDDNIDQSRLGPLAYSLATTRTHFRHRLVLMAQSKAALRDQLAAAAVRQGVPSVHTRPLAMLFTGQGSQLPGMGRDLSQVYPVFRESLEVTAAHFTLERPLLDIMWADADNPDDVALLNRTDFAQAALFTLEVALLHLWRSWGVEPHVVLGHSLGEFVAAYAAGILDLSSACRLVEARGRLMQTLPRGGGMVSVEAHASEVAAMIDELGFNGMIDVASHNTPTQTVISGDIDITERMAAYVAGLGRKVKPLNVSHAFHSHHMDGMLAEFRAVVETIQFYPPRLAIVSSVTGQLAEPGELETPHYWVEQARRAVRFSDAIAAILDMDIGIFVELGPQPVLSGLGAACLISASKHRPCTWLPSLHGRKSGTLTIQGSVVALHALHVPVDWAAYFKPFGYVRVELPTYAFQRERVLSLSRSLPQGGQSDVNVGGNMNLKSESSMSLPLSGNTDLRISLRYAAPMQHDTIVQSVVREVVADTLGISSTDEVDIDRTWQDNGIDSVMEPQMRTRLAAATDMTLPANVTTEHPNLRAFSEYLLHLMRRDSVDSESTETGSSYFDSPTQGSAIFSETELSRTGELEDSLTFDNAVQHPGVPKSVFLTGGTDFVGAFLLQSLLELGITAHCLVRAENTGEVMERLEATLEGYSLWRPQYKPLVRPVVGDMTQPKFGLSAEAFRHLADNVDAICHFNTLADYSRRPWDDCIGPDVVSTREVLRLASQGSSKSIHFISTSATPSKHLDLDTCPDERQQSHVTSKSMAEHMVAEARLRGANASIYRLPLIFASSDTGIYEPGIEDVLHCLIVGSLETGRYPSLDADLSAVMPVDYLCTSLASIMVQQPRLMGCDVDFENPQALRFDDFFSMMGAGAHEG
- a CDS encoding uncharacterized protein (COG:S~EggNog:ENOG503P81X~antiSMASH:Cluster_5.2), which encodes MLATLKYTDLRSEPIPGDDRIWGNDLYPPPVIDETYVGKYLARMGTERTLASNDVESKQLDLLSASPPTWLNHPSHIIPGKYPKALSPPRRILAPSLNFYPPDSPPNLFPSALSFFTSIPWCSRLIHDGSPTCGRIPGHGQAITFIPQCFNPASSRHEQFIGDTLSHGYSRAGAAATTEETASSLLDRKQPPLRHMLSLFRPSDDSHLHDPARPILRVATLFAFGAGTSGYEGILHGGLIATLLDESLAIVNELNSALGKIGSVFTTVSVTASLNIRFLAPVPVTEEAVCVTTWIDDVQSRNTIMKGEMTGSNGDKFATVESVWVAVGAGN